One stretch of Candidatus Margulisiibacteriota bacterium DNA includes these proteins:
- a CDS encoding hydrogenase 3 maturation endopeptidase HyCI produces the protein MVALKTLLGERTVVMGVGSLLKKDDALGPLIISKLIDRGFVKYPLIDAGTTPENYIGKIAGLEPDLLLIIDAADFGAAPGTIALFNSAEILLKGFSTHDLSLKTFAEHLVQIIPVLQVLVLGVQPEAVGFGEGLSPPVNLAMEQIVGQFIALQ, from the coding sequence GTGGTAGCTTTAAAAACTTTACTTGGGGAGAGGACCGTGGTCATGGGAGTTGGCAGCTTGCTTAAAAAAGATGACGCGCTCGGCCCGCTTATTATCAGCAAGTTAATTGATCGCGGTTTTGTCAAATACCCGCTGATCGATGCCGGAACGACCCCGGAAAACTACATTGGCAAAATTGCCGGGCTTGAGCCGGACCTTTTGTTGATCATTGACGCGGCTGATTTTGGCGCCGCACCGGGAACTATTGCCCTGTTTAATTCCGCCGAAATCCTGCTAAAGGGGTTCTCCACCCATGACCTTTCTTTAAAAACCTTTGCCGAGCATCTGGTTCAGATCATACCTGTTTTGCAGGTCCTTGTTTTGGGGGTTCAGCCCGAAGCGGTTGGTTTTGGCGAAGGGCTCTCTCCCCCCGTTAACTTGGCGATGGAGCAAATAGTCGGCCAGTTTATCGCCCTGCAATAA
- a CDS encoding glutathione S-transferase N-terminal domain-containing protein has translation MATVKVYSTPTCPYCKMVKSFLTEHSIVFADIDVSVNQAAAQEMIAKSKQMGVPVLEIDGQIVVGFDKPKISQLLNLK, from the coding sequence ATGGCGACCGTCAAAGTATATTCGACCCCAACCTGCCCATATTGCAAGATGGTCAAAAGTTTTTTAACCGAGCATTCGATCGTCTTTGCTGACATTGATGTTTCGGTCAACCAGGCCGCGGCGCAGGAGATGATCGCCAAATCCAAGCAGATGGGGGTCCCGGTCCTGGAGATCGACGGCCAGATCGTGGTTGGGTTTGATAAACCGAAGATTTCCCAGCTTTTAAATCTTAAATAA
- a CDS encoding NADH-quinone oxidoreductase subunit K: MVEYGGCLVVFFIGLYCVMVKRNIYKIIVGLLIMEFAVDLFLVLLGYRHWGTTMIILAVTLVSLAVLTRAQKIFSSLDVNEMKELNG; encoded by the coding sequence ATGGTTGAATACGGAGGCTGTTTAGTTGTTTTTTTTATCGGCCTGTATTGCGTGATGGTCAAAAGGAATATCTATAAAATTATCGTTGGATTGTTGATCATGGAGTTTGCCGTTGATCTTTTCCTGGTTCTGCTTGGCTACAGGCATTGGGGGACGACCATGATAATTCTGGCGGTAACCCTGGTATCTTTGGCGGTCCTGACCAGGGCGCAAAAAATATTTAGCAGTCTGGATGTCAATGAAATGAAGGAGCTGAACGGATGA
- a CDS encoding NADH-quinone oxidoreductase subunit C: protein MFGLFFVGHPRLERLLLPDDWPAGEYPLRKKTFGSENELPGSPDG, encoded by the coding sequence ATGTTCGGACTTTTTTTTGTCGGACATCCCCGCCTGGAGAGGCTTCTCTTGCCGGACGACTGGCCGGCCGGAGAGTATCCGCTCCGCAAAAAAACCTTTGGATCAGAGAACGAATTACCGGGGAGCCCCGATGGCTAA
- a CDS encoding 4Fe-4S binding protein, protein MKLPGLFQLRILVEAIRAIILGPYTRRYPFVPSPVPPGFRGKPQFYEQECVGCGACAEVCPARAIEVIDDHKTRTLIHHQDQCIYCGECERACITEKGIKLTAEYELSTYDRSKSTTSSAKKLVLCEHCGGVLAPEDQLRFLAKKVGHLLYANPTLLMARGAELKLYSSQPEKTPHRRGGHLRLLCPNCRREMIITEQW, encoded by the coding sequence ATGAAGTTGCCCGGTCTTTTCCAGCTCCGCATCCTGGTCGAGGCTATTCGGGCCATTATTTTAGGCCCTTATACCAGGCGTTATCCGTTTGTTCCATCGCCGGTCCCGCCCGGTTTTAGAGGCAAACCGCAATTCTATGAACAGGAGTGTGTCGGTTGTGGTGCCTGCGCCGAGGTTTGCCCGGCCAGGGCGATCGAGGTGATCGACGATCACAAGACCAGGACACTGATTCATCACCAGGACCAGTGCATCTACTGCGGGGAGTGCGAACGGGCCTGCATCACCGAAAAGGGGATAAAGTTGACCGCCGAATACGAATTATCGACCTATGACCGAAGCAAGTCAACGACCAGTTCGGCAAAAAAACTCGTCCTGTGCGAACATTGCGGCGGGGTCCTGGCCCCGGAAGACCAACTCCGATTCCTCGCTAAAAAAGTCGGGCATTTGCTCTATGCCAATCCTACCCTGCTGATGGCGAGGGGGGCCGAGCTTAAGCTTTATTCTTCGCAGCCGGAAAAGACTCCCCACCGCCGGGGCGGGCACCTCCGGCTTCTTTGCCCAAATTGCCGGCGCGAAATGATCATTACCGAGCAGTGGTAG
- a CDS encoding nickel-dependent hydrogenase large subunit has translation MAKQNIIPIGPFHPLLEEPEFFKFYVDGETVVDADVRVGYNHRGVEKLLENKTYDQGVFLVERICGICSTSHPFAFTQAVENISGIQVPERAKYIRMIIGELERIHSHLLWVGLAGHFIGYNTVFMWAWKYREPVLDIFEVISGNRNHYNMFRVGGVRRDIREEDVPGLLRAIDEVEKFTAMLAKSVSEDPIIQARTKNIGILKKQDAIDLGVVGPVARGSGLAIDNRKDLPYANYQEVEFEAIVLQEGDVYAKSVVRLLEILESAKIIRQSLKKLAPGPIAAEIREIGIGEGIGLHEAPRGEVFHYSRSNGSNNPERHKIRAPSFMNVPSFKKTVIGQKISDAALITAAVDPCYCCTERMAAIDSQNNKTLLTGEELVRLSQGRTEEIRRKARS, from the coding sequence ATGGCTAAACAGAATATTATACCGATCGGGCCGTTCCACCCGCTGCTGGAAGAACCGGAATTTTTTAAGTTCTATGTTGACGGCGAAACGGTGGTTGATGCCGATGTCCGGGTCGGCTATAACCACCGGGGAGTGGAGAAGTTGCTCGAGAACAAAACCTATGACCAGGGGGTATTTCTGGTCGAGCGGATCTGCGGGATCTGTTCCACCTCTCATCCTTTTGCCTTTACGCAGGCGGTGGAGAACATTTCCGGAATCCAGGTTCCGGAGAGGGCGAAGTATATCAGGATGATCATTGGCGAGCTGGAGCGGATCCACAGCCACCTGCTGTGGGTCGGGCTGGCCGGACATTTTATCGGCTACAACACCGTCTTTATGTGGGCCTGGAAATACCGCGAACCGGTCCTGGACATATTTGAAGTTATCTCGGGGAACCGCAATCATTACAATATGTTCAGGGTAGGGGGGGTCAGGCGGGATATCAGGGAAGAAGATGTTCCGGGCCTGCTCCGGGCGATTGATGAAGTGGAAAAATTTACCGCCATGCTCGCTAAGTCGGTCTCCGAAGATCCGATCATCCAGGCCAGGACAAAAAATATCGGGATCTTGAAAAAACAGGACGCGATCGATCTGGGGGTGGTTGGTCCGGTCGCCCGCGGGTCCGGCCTGGCGATCGATAACCGGAAGGACCTCCCCTATGCCAATTATCAGGAAGTTGAATTCGAAGCGATCGTCCTGCAGGAAGGGGATGTCTACGCCAAGTCGGTCGTCAGATTGCTGGAGATCCTTGAGTCGGCCAAGATCATCCGCCAATCATTAAAGAAACTGGCCCCCGGGCCGATCGCGGCCGAGATCAGGGAGATCGGCATTGGCGAAGGGATCGGCTTACATGAAGCGCCGCGCGGCGAAGTTTTCCACTATAGCCGCTCGAACGGCTCCAACAATCCAGAGCGGCACAAGATCAGGGCCCCTTCGTTCATGAACGTTCCTTCATTTAAGAAAACGGTTATTGGCCAGAAGATTTCCGACGCCGCTTTGATCACCGCGGCGGTCGATCCCTGCTATTGTTGTACCGAAAGAATGGCGGCGATCGACTCGCAAAACAATAAAACATTATTGACCGGCGAAGAGTTGGTCAGGCTTAGCCAGGGACGAACCGAAGAGATCAGGCGAAAAGCCAGGAGTTAA
- a CDS encoding MFS transporter encodes MFKKLNYSLGAFATSLAYQIFAAYIIFYYVDVMRLPVYMAGSAMFIYGLWNALNDPLAGFLSDSTHSRFGRRIPYILLGAIPLGLAFYFLWRAPFFGLDEPYFLFLYFVTLICLFDAFYTIVVLNWSSLFPEMFSGLKERSLVNIFRQGFALLGFLFGIAIPPQIFTKFGWENMGLFFGLMITLLWLITLFGCREKKEFSREPSLPLFQALKVTLADRSFMLYVAADLMISFGFITLLASIPFYVKYVLERSPQEVTLLFALAFFIAFPMLFVWRMIIVRQGAKVAMMAAVAAMALSLSPLLFSRASNIVMLAAALFGASLAGYLMVSDVVLSDIIDEDEVATGRRREGMFFGIRSFVSRFAIVIQSLTISSIFLLCGYNPYVFTQPKAFYAGISALVIVIPMIAFGLAFAIINLYPLAGNKIKEVRRKLDEIHLMKGVK; translated from the coding sequence ATGTTCAAAAAGTTAAACTACAGCCTTGGAGCTTTTGCCACTTCGTTAGCTTATCAGATCTTTGCCGCTTATATTATTTTTTATTATGTGGACGTGATGCGGCTCCCGGTCTATATGGCCGGGTCCGCCATGTTCATCTACGGCCTCTGGAACGCGCTCAATGACCCGCTCGCCGGATTTTTGTCGGATTCGACCCACTCCAGGTTCGGCCGCCGGATTCCTTATATCTTGTTAGGCGCGATCCCGCTTGGCCTGGCTTTTTATTTTTTATGGCGAGCCCCTTTCTTTGGCCTTGACGAGCCGTATTTCCTGTTCCTTTACTTCGTCACCCTGATCTGTTTGTTTGACGCTTTCTACACGATCGTGGTTTTAAACTGGTCCTCGCTTTTTCCCGAGATGTTTAGCGGGCTAAAAGAGCGCTCCCTGGTCAATATTTTTCGCCAGGGCTTTGCTTTGCTTGGTTTTTTATTCGGAATCGCTATCCCCCCGCAGATCTTTACGAAGTTTGGCTGGGAAAACATGGGGTTGTTTTTTGGCCTGATGATCACTTTGCTCTGGCTGATCACGCTGTTTGGCTGCCGGGAAAAGAAGGAGTTTAGCCGGGAGCCGTCGCTTCCTTTGTTCCAGGCTTTGAAGGTGACTTTGGCGGACCGATCATTTATGCTGTATGTCGCGGCCGATTTGATGATCTCCTTTGGTTTCATTACCTTGCTGGCTTCGATCCCGTTTTACGTAAAATATGTTTTGGAGAGAAGCCCTCAGGAAGTCACGCTGTTATTCGCTTTGGCCTTTTTTATTGCTTTTCCCATGCTTTTTGTCTGGCGGATGATCATTGTCCGTCAGGGCGCAAAAGTCGCGATGATGGCCGCCGTTGCCGCAATGGCGCTAAGCCTTTCTCCTTTGCTCTTTAGCCGCGCCTCTAATATTGTAATGCTGGCCGCAGCCCTGTTTGGCGCTTCGCTGGCCGGCTATCTGATGGTTTCTGACGTGGTCCTTTCCGATATTATTGATGAGGACGAGGTAGCGACTGGCCGGCGCCGGGAAGGGATGTTCTTTGGCATCCGCTCATTTGTGAGCCGCTTTGCCATTGTGATCCAGTCGTTGACGATCAGCTCGATCTTTTTATTATGCGGTTACAACCCATATGTCTTTACCCAGCCAAAAGCTTTTTATGCCGGGATATCGGCCCTGGTCATCGTGATCCCGATGATTGCCTTTGGCCTGGCATTTGCTATAATTAATTTATATCCATTAGCCGGGAACAAAATAAAAGAAGTCCGGCGAAAATTAGACGAGATCCATTTGATGAAAGGGGTAAAATAA
- a CDS encoding ferredoxin, with translation MVSVDQALCIGCGVCVDMCPDVFTMTSEGKAQAIKNDSENCSLEDVAGACPVDAINI, from the coding sequence ATGGTTTCAGTCGACCAAGCTCTCTGTATCGGATGCGGTGTTTGTGTTGATATGTGCCCGGATGTTTTTACCATGACTTCAGAAGGAAAAGCCCAGGCGATCAAAAATGACAGCGAAAACTGCAGTCTGGAAGATGTTGCCGGCGCCTGTCCGGTAGACGCGATAAATATTTAA
- a CDS encoding 4Fe-4S binding protein — translation MAAGQKAVIDETTCTGCGICIDVCPKQALDLADNVSKLARPEACDGNGACADACPVQAITLK, via the coding sequence ATGGCAGCAGGACAAAAAGCGGTAATTGATGAGACGACATGCACCGGGTGCGGCATTTGTATTGATGTCTGCCCAAAACAAGCCTTAGACCTGGCGGATAATGTTTCCAAATTAGCCCGGCCTGAAGCTTGCGATGGAAATGGGGCCTGCGCGGATGCTTGTCCGGTCCAGGCGATCACGCTGAAGTAG
- a CDS encoding FAD:protein FMN transferase, giving the protein MNKYLVLIVLIVSILGLSLFLLYPGEKTIYTMGTALRVKGDGREVAIAEARRLNDLFNRFDPSSEVAAINLAAGLNPVKVSRETFDVIALSLLIADLSGGAFDISLGEHGNWREIKLNSQAETVFLARKGMKIDLGGIGKGFAIEKIKRLLGGKKGNKTLVDMRSSIAAIGRSWKIGVLDPRLTGAGGRDRILGAVILNDGETLATSGGYEQPGHIIDPRSGQKAEKCLGVTVIAQDAAIADALATAIFVLGPEKGMALAEKLAARAVIIDRKGKIYDNFGFKLR; this is encoded by the coding sequence ATGAATAAATACCTGGTACTAATTGTATTGATCGTTTCCATTCTTGGGCTTAGCCTGTTTTTATTGTATCCAGGAGAAAAAACAATTTATACCATGGGGACGGCATTGCGGGTCAAGGGGGATGGCCGGGAGGTGGCGATCGCTGAGGCCCGGCGTTTGAACGATCTTTTTAACCGGTTTGATCCCAGCAGTGAAGTTGCGGCGATCAACCTGGCGGCCGGACTAAATCCGGTAAAAGTTTCCCGTGAGACCTTTGATGTTATAGCCCTCTCGCTTTTGATCGCCGATCTTTCGGGTGGCGCCTTTGATATTTCTTTGGGAGAACATGGGAATTGGCGCGAGATTAAATTGAACAGCCAGGCGGAAACGGTTTTTCTCGCTCGGAAGGGGATGAAGATAGACCTTGGCGGGATCGGCAAGGGATTTGCGATCGAAAAGATCAAGCGACTTTTGGGAGGGAAAAAAGGGAATAAAACGCTGGTCGACATGCGGTCCTCCATTGCCGCTATCGGCCGCTCCTGGAAGATCGGGGTTCTTGACCCGCGGTTAACCGGCGCGGGGGGGCGTGACAGGATCCTCGGCGCGGTTATTTTAAATGACGGAGAAACACTGGCGACTTCCGGCGGATACGAGCAGCCGGGCCACATTATCGATCCGCGCAGCGGCCAGAAAGCCGAAAAATGTTTAGGGGTGACCGTTATCGCGCAGGACGCGGCGATCGCCGATGCTCTCGCGACCGCGATCTTTGTGCTTGGACCGGAAAAGGGGATGGCGCTGGCAGAGAAACTAGCCGCCCGGGCGGTAATTATTGATAGAAAGGGAAAGATATATGATAATTTTGGCTTTAAATTGCGGTAG
- a CDS encoding DUF1858 domain-containing protein → MEETISAETTIADALKKKPHIAAVLMGKGMHCIGCVIASGETIAQAAEVHGLDVNELLNEINQA, encoded by the coding sequence ATGGAAGAAACGATCTCCGCCGAAACGACGATCGCCGATGCCCTAAAGAAGAAGCCGCACATCGCGGCGGTTTTAATGGGGAAAGGGATGCATTGTATCGGCTGCGTCATCGCCTCCGGCGAGACCATTGCCCAGGCGGCCGAAGTCCATGGCCTTGATGTCAATGAATTGCTCAACGAGATCAACCAGGCATAA
- a CDS encoding aspartate carbamoyltransferase catalytic subunit yields the protein MNKVKGLKNKDLLGLKDLSLEELQLILKTAISMKEVISRPIPKVPTLLGKHLVTLFYEPSTRTRTSFNMAAKVLSANITNVALSSSSISKGESLIDTAKNLEVMGVDAIIIRHNMAGAAHLLASQTSACVINAGDGCDEHPTQGLLDIFTMIDKKKSVKGKKVLIVGDIAHSRVAKSNIWGLNKLGAEVVVVGPPTLMPAGIEGLGVRVSYDLDKELKEAEFVNMLRIQRERMDKGFFPSINEYAELYGLNAERLKKARPDLVIMHPGPINRGVEMTSEVADGPNTVILEQVTNGVAVRTALLFLLLSGKNQSTSA from the coding sequence ATGAACAAGGTCAAAGGGCTAAAAAATAAAGATCTCCTCGGCCTCAAAGACCTCTCCCTAGAGGAACTTCAGCTTATTCTAAAGACCGCTATTTCCATGAAAGAGGTCATTAGCCGACCGATCCCCAAGGTCCCCACGCTCCTGGGCAAACACCTGGTCACTCTTTTCTATGAACCTTCAACCCGGACCAGGACCTCATTTAATATGGCAGCCAAGGTTCTCTCCGCCAACATCACCAATGTCGCCTTATCGTCATCGAGCATCTCTAAAGGGGAAAGCCTGATCGACACCGCAAAAAACCTGGAAGTGATGGGGGTTGATGCGATCATTATCCGCCATAATATGGCCGGCGCGGCCCACCTGCTGGCCAGCCAAACCAGCGCCTGCGTGATCAACGCCGGGGACGGCTGCGACGAACATCCAACCCAGGGGCTGCTGGATATCTTTACGATGATCGACAAAAAGAAGAGCGTCAAGGGGAAAAAAGTCCTGATAGTCGGTGACATCGCCCATTCGCGGGTAGCCAAATCAAACATCTGGGGGTTAAACAAACTGGGGGCAGAGGTCGTAGTTGTTGGCCCTCCCACCCTGATGCCGGCCGGGATCGAAGGATTAGGGGTCAGGGTTTCCTATGACCTGGACAAGGAATTAAAAGAGGCCGAGTTTGTTAATATGCTCCGGATCCAGCGGGAGAGGATGGACAAAGGGTTCTTCCCCTCGATCAATGAGTACGCCGAGCTTTACGGGCTCAACGCCGAACGTCTGAAAAAAGCCAGACCCGATCTGGTCATTATGCACCCGGGACCGATCAATCGGGGGGTAGAAATGACGTCAGAGGTGGCCGACGGCCCCAATACGGTCATCCTTGAACAGGTTACCAACGGGGTCGCGGTCAGGACCGCCCTTCTCTTTTTACTGCTTAGCGGGAAAAACCAGTCTACTTCAGCGTGA
- a CDS encoding NADH/ubiquinone/plastoquinone (complex I), protein MTFLLPAFIVIPLASALLVLLLSRQKKPGVVAAANLAVFLLFIFSLGLYFVRPYNSIVLFNVERSLLLGGSCLVLDGLNHLFLLMSNFIGWLAMIYSIKYMQNYPKRESYFALLLIMIAGINGLLLTGNIFTLFVFMEIASFSAYALIIFGDNKRGIEAAFKCFILGEISSLLILIGIGIIFGLTNSFNMAVISQSFAAVDPRVKSLVLTLFIAGFGTKAALVPFHSWLPDALSPSSISALLSGIFIKTLGIYALVRIIFNVIGLTPQGSLALMALGAISILIGGILSVGQKDIKRLMAYSSISHIGTIIAAFALATPLGLMGGMFHAFNHALIKPLLFFNAGAVEKGTGTRDLTKLGGLFSRIPIIAATAMIGALAISGLPPFNGFWSKLFIIFAFAQAGNIFMALVVVAGSILTLAAYLKLLKGVFFGPVASEVKERTPLTMIMPLVVLAFVCFGIGLFVPLVSQYLINPAVISVFNGTGYGKLILGVN, encoded by the coding sequence ATGACCTTTTTATTGCCGGCGTTTATCGTTATCCCTTTGGCGTCCGCGTTGTTGGTTCTTCTCTTGTCCCGACAAAAAAAACCAGGAGTTGTTGCCGCGGCGAACCTGGCTGTTTTTTTATTGTTCATCTTTTCATTGGGGCTTTATTTTGTCAGGCCGTATAATTCTATCGTTTTGTTCAATGTTGAAAGATCGCTTTTGTTGGGAGGGAGCTGCCTGGTCCTGGACGGCTTGAACCATCTTTTCCTTTTAATGTCGAACTTTATTGGCTGGCTGGCGATGATCTATTCGATCAAATACATGCAGAACTATCCTAAACGGGAAAGCTACTTCGCCCTTCTTCTTATTATGATCGCCGGCATAAATGGCCTGCTTTTGACCGGCAATATTTTTACTTTGTTTGTCTTTATGGAGATCGCTTCGTTCTCAGCTTACGCGTTAATTATATTCGGGGACAATAAAAGAGGGATCGAGGCGGCTTTCAAGTGTTTTATTCTTGGGGAGATCTCCTCTCTTTTGATATTAATCGGCATTGGCATAATATTTGGATTGACCAACAGCTTTAATATGGCGGTGATCTCACAATCTTTTGCCGCCGTCGATCCGAGGGTAAAAAGCCTGGTCTTGACCCTTTTTATTGCCGGCTTTGGGACTAAAGCGGCGCTGGTCCCTTTTCATAGCTGGCTGCCGGATGCTCTTTCGCCAAGTTCGATCTCGGCCCTTCTTTCCGGTATCTTTATTAAAACCTTGGGAATTTATGCTTTAGTTAGAATTATTTTTAATGTCATTGGGCTAACCCCCCAAGGTTCTCTGGCTCTGATGGCCCTTGGCGCCATATCGATCTTGATCGGCGGGATACTTTCTGTCGGCCAGAAGGACATCAAGCGCTTAATGGCATATTCCAGCATTTCCCATATCGGCACAATAATTGCGGCTTTTGCCTTGGCGACCCCTCTTGGCTTGATGGGAGGGATGTTCCATGCTTTTAACCATGCTTTGATCAAGCCGTTGCTTTTTTTCAATGCCGGAGCGGTTGAAAAGGGGACCGGGACAAGGGACCTAACAAAGCTTGGCGGATTATTTTCGCGGATCCCGATCATTGCAGCGACGGCAATGATCGGCGCGCTGGCGATCTCTGGGCTTCCTCCTTTCAATGGGTTTTGGAGCAAACTATTTATTATCTTTGCGTTTGCCCAGGCGGGGAACATTTTTATGGCCTTGGTCGTCGTCGCCGGCAGTATCCTGACTTTGGCGGCTTATCTTAAGTTGTTAAAAGGTGTGTTTTTTGGCCCGGTCGCTTCTGAAGTTAAAGAGCGAACTCCGTTGACCATGATCATGCCACTGGTCGTATTGGCCTTTGTTTGTTTCGGGATCGGACTTTTTGTCCCTTTGGTCAGCCAATACTTGATCAATCCGGCCGTGATCTCGGTTTTTAATGGGACTGGTTACGGAAAATTGATCTTGGGGGTTAATTAA
- a CDS encoding acetate kinase: MIILALNCGSSSVKFKLYKSGERKSMTSGEVERIGISGSFLSFTLPGKGEVKKEFECQDHRCALKSIIEVLTDQQYGILGDLSQIVAVGHRVVHGGEKFKSSVMINDEVLAAIKEVQDLAPLHNPPNIMGIEAAKEVLPDIPHVAVFDTAFHQTMPEQAYLYAVPYEWYGMYGVRRYGFHGTSHLYVSRRAAALMGKTPLETNLITMHIGNGVSVTAIKGGISVDTSMGLTPLEGAVMGTRCGDLDPSIILFMIEKEGFYVEELEKILNKKSGLLGITGKFMDRRDVDKAADDGDHRAKLAQQIEAYRLRKYIGAYSAALGRVDAIVFTAGGGERNFRLRERVLGGLENIGIILDSRRNAAANTRDKESLITTDDSPVKVYVIPTDEELVFIEDVIAILEGRYETHTHFTYSFEDPKYKRKAE, translated from the coding sequence ATGATAATTTTGGCTTTAAATTGCGGTAGCTCTTCGGTCAAGTTTAAGCTGTATAAATCGGGGGAAAGAAAATCCATGACCAGTGGTGAGGTGGAAAGGATCGGGATTTCCGGCTCTTTTCTCTCTTTTACCCTTCCCGGCAAGGGTGAAGTGAAAAAAGAATTTGAATGTCAGGACCATCGCTGCGCTTTGAAATCGATCATTGAAGTTTTGACCGATCAGCAATATGGGATCCTTGGCGATCTAAGCCAGATCGTGGCGGTTGGCCATCGGGTTGTCCATGGCGGAGAAAAATTTAAAAGTTCGGTCATGATCAACGACGAGGTATTGGCGGCGATCAAGGAAGTGCAGGACCTGGCCCCGCTCCATAATCCGCCAAATATTATGGGAATTGAAGCGGCTAAAGAAGTTCTGCCCGACATCCCCCACGTCGCTGTTTTTGACACCGCTTTTCACCAGACGATGCCGGAGCAAGCCTATCTGTATGCGGTACCTTACGAATGGTACGGAATGTACGGGGTACGGCGCTATGGTTTTCATGGAACCTCCCACCTTTATGTTTCGCGGCGGGCCGCGGCCCTGATGGGGAAAACCCCGCTTGAGACCAATCTGATCACCATGCACATTGGGAACGGGGTTAGTGTCACGGCGATAAAGGGAGGGATCTCGGTTGATACCAGCATGGGATTGACACCGTTGGAAGGGGCGGTGATGGGGACCCGCTGCGGCGACCTTGATCCGTCGATCATTTTGTTCATGATCGAGAAAGAAGGGTTTTACGTTGAAGAACTGGAAAAGATATTGAATAAAAAGAGCGGACTGCTTGGGATCACCGGCAAATTCATGGACAGGCGCGATGTTGATAAGGCGGCCGATGACGGCGACCACCGGGCAAAGCTGGCCCAGCAGATCGAAGCCTATCGACTGCGAAAATATATAGGAGCTTACTCGGCGGCGCTGGGCCGGGTAGACGCGATCGTTTTTACCGCCGGCGGAGGAGAGCGGAATTTCCGTCTTCGCGAGCGGGTCTTGGGGGGGCTGGAAAACATCGGCATCATCCTGGACAGCAGGCGGAACGCCGCGGCTAATACCAGGGACAAGGAATCATTGATCACCACTGACGATTCTCCGGTTAAAGTATATGTGATCCCGACCGACGAAGAATTGGTTTTTATTGA